In Solibacillus isronensis, the following are encoded in one genomic region:
- a CDS encoding Glu/Leu/Phe/Val family dehydrogenase: MAENLNLFTSTQEVIHEALNKLGYDEAMYELLKEPIRMLTVRIPVKMDDGATKVFTGYRAQHNDAVGPTKGGVRFHPMVSEEEVKALSMWMTLKCGIVDLPYGGGKGGVICDPREMSMGEIERLSRGYVRAISQVVGPTKDIPAPDVFTNAQIMAWMMDEYSRMDEFNSPGFITGKPIVLGGSQGRDRATAEGVTIVIEEAAKKRNIDIKGARVVIQGFGNAGSFLAKFMSDLGAKVIGISDAHGALHDPNGLDIDYLLDRRDSFGTVTTLFENTISNKELLELDCDILVPAAIENQITADNAHQIKANIVVEAANGPTTAEATKILTERGILLVPDVLASAGGVTVSYFEWVQNNMGYYWTEEEVREKLYSKMTTAFENVYTTAQNRNINMRLAAYMVGVRRTAEASRFRGWV; the protein is encoded by the coding sequence ATGGCTGAAAATTTGAACTTATTTACATCAACTCAAGAAGTAATTCATGAGGCATTAAATAAACTAGGCTATGATGAAGCAATGTATGAATTACTGAAAGAACCGATTCGTATGTTGACTGTGCGTATTCCTGTAAAAATGGATGACGGTGCGACAAAAGTATTTACTGGTTACCGTGCACAGCATAATGATGCAGTTGGTCCAACAAAAGGTGGCGTACGATTCCACCCGATGGTATCGGAAGAAGAAGTGAAAGCGCTTTCGATGTGGATGACGTTAAAATGTGGCATTGTTGATCTTCCGTATGGTGGAGGTAAAGGTGGCGTTATTTGTGACCCACGAGAAATGTCAATGGGCGAAATTGAACGATTAAGTCGCGGTTATGTTCGTGCGATTAGTCAAGTAGTTGGTCCAACGAAAGACATTCCGGCACCGGACGTATTTACAAATGCTCAAATTATGGCTTGGATGATGGATGAGTACAGCCGTATGGATGAATTTAATTCGCCAGGATTCATAACAGGTAAACCAATCGTTCTTGGCGGTTCACAAGGTCGCGACCGTGCAACTGCGGAAGGAGTTACAATTGTCATCGAAGAAGCTGCAAAAAAGCGCAATATCGATATTAAAGGTGCACGAGTGGTTATTCAGGGCTTCGGTAACGCAGGTAGTTTCTTAGCGAAGTTTATGAGCGATTTAGGTGCAAAAGTCATTGGTATTTCAGATGCACACGGTGCGTTGCATGATCCGAACGGTTTGGATATTGATTACTTATTAGATCGCCGTGATTCGTTTGGTACGGTTACGACATTGTTTGAAAATACAATTTCAAACAAAGAGCTTCTAGAACTGGATTGCGATATTTTAGTGCCTGCTGCCATTGAAAATCAAATTACAGCAGACAACGCACATCAAATTAAGGCAAACATTGTTGTAGAAGCAGCAAACGGTCCAACAACAGCTGAAGCGACAAAGATTTTAACAGAGCGCGGTATTCTTCTTGTACCAGACGTTTTAGCATCTGCTGGTGGTGTAACGGTGTCTTACTTTGAATGGGTTCAAAACAATATGGGTTATTATTGGACGGAAGAAGAAGTACGTGAAAAATTATATTCTAAAATGACTACTGCGTTTGAAAATGTCTACACAACAGCACAAAACCGCAATATTAATATGCGTTTAGCTGCTTATATGGTAGGTGTACGCCGTACTGCCGAGGCCTCTCGCTTCCGTGGATGGGTATAA
- the yugI gene encoding S1 domain-containing post-transcriptional regulator GSP13 has protein sequence MAKKIEVGDVLTGKVTGIQPYGAFVALDEFTQGLVHISEITYGFVKDVSDFLSVGDEIQVKVLDVDTDQKKISLSIRELQEVPFHRKRDMPPRRTLQDRVDEVDADGFQILKEKLKDWIEQSGH, from the coding sequence ATGGCAAAAAAAATTGAAGTGGGTGACGTGCTAACGGGTAAAGTGACAGGAATTCAACCATACGGAGCTTTTGTTGCTTTAGATGAATTTACGCAGGGACTTGTGCATATTTCTGAAATCACATACGGTTTTGTGAAGGATGTAAGTGATTTTTTATCCGTCGGGGATGAAATACAAGTTAAAGTTCTGGATGTGGATACAGATCAAAAAAAAATAAGCTTATCGATACGCGAATTGCAGGAAGTACCGTTTCACCGGAAAAGGGATATGCCGCCTCGACGTACTTTGCAAGATCGGGTTGATGAAGTGGATGCGGATGGCTTTCAAATTTTAAAGGAAAAATTGAAAGATTGGATCGAACAATCTGGACACTAA
- a CDS encoding sodium-dependent transporter: MSSRDQFTSKIGFILAAAGSAIGLGAIWKFPYMAGTNGGSVFIILFVICTVLIGLPILIAEFMIGRRGQKDPITSFKEQAPNKPWFMIGWIGLVACGLILSFYSVVGGWILSYIVRAVSFSLTGQGADFSTLFSDIISNPWEVLIAQAAFMLLTLFIVQAGIKNGIETASKWMMPILFLFFILLFIRSITLDGAMEGVKFMFIPDWSYLNGDTLMLALGQAFFSLSIGVAAMITYASYLSKKEKIVTSAVNVASMNIAISLLAGLVIFPAVFALGFSPTEGPGLVFIMIPAVFEQLPFGGFLLLVFFILLLFATVTSAIALLEVVVSIGIREKTAQRKKASWLLASIIFVIGIPSALSFGILSDITIFERSIFDFVDYVTSAILMPIGAFLTSIFAGYYYSKKISREEMMTSPVVYNCWLFIVRYVAPLSIAAIFINKVFFS; encoded by the coding sequence TTGTCATCTAGAGATCAATTTACATCTAAGATAGGATTCATACTTGCAGCAGCAGGAAGCGCAATCGGTCTTGGCGCGATTTGGAAGTTCCCCTATATGGCGGGGACCAATGGCGGTAGTGTATTTATTATTTTGTTTGTTATATGTACAGTTTTAATTGGCTTGCCGATATTAATTGCGGAATTTATGATTGGACGACGCGGTCAAAAAGATCCGATTACATCTTTTAAAGAGCAGGCTCCAAATAAACCATGGTTTATGATCGGTTGGATCGGTCTTGTTGCGTGCGGGTTAATATTATCCTTCTATAGTGTTGTAGGTGGTTGGATATTGAGCTATATAGTTCGGGCCGTTAGTTTTTCACTTACAGGACAAGGGGCTGATTTCAGCACTTTGTTTTCAGATATCATTTCCAATCCATGGGAAGTGTTAATCGCACAAGCTGCTTTCATGCTTCTAACATTATTCATTGTCCAAGCAGGGATAAAAAACGGGATTGAAACAGCGAGTAAATGGATGATGCCGATTTTATTCTTATTTTTCATTTTGCTGTTTATCCGTTCCATTACATTGGACGGTGCGATGGAAGGCGTTAAGTTCATGTTCATTCCGGACTGGTCTTACTTGAACGGCGATACGTTAATGTTAGCGTTAGGACAAGCATTCTTCTCTCTTAGTATTGGAGTTGCGGCAATGATAACATACGCATCTTATTTATCTAAGAAAGAAAAAATTGTAACTTCAGCAGTCAATGTAGCAAGTATGAATATCGCGATTTCTTTATTGGCGGGTCTTGTAATATTCCCTGCCGTATTCGCATTAGGGTTCTCTCCTACAGAAGGACCGGGCTTAGTATTTATTATGATTCCAGCTGTTTTTGAGCAATTGCCATTTGGCGGGTTTTTATTGCTCGTATTTTTCATCTTACTTCTGTTTGCAACAGTTACTTCAGCGATTGCATTGCTGGAAGTGGTCGTTTCCATTGGTATTCGGGAAAAAACTGCCCAGCGCAAAAAAGCATCTTGGTTATTAGCATCAATTATTTTTGTCATCGGTATTCCTAGTGCTTTATCATTCGGAATTTTATCGGATATCACCATTTTTGAACGTTCCATTTTTGACTTTGTCGATTATGTAACGAGCGCGATTTTAATGCCGATCGGTGCCTTTTTAACATCTATTTTTGCCGGATATTATTATTCAAAGAAAATTTCTCGTGAAGAAATGATGACATCACCAGTTGTTTATAATTGCTGGCTGTTCATTGTACGCTATGTAGCGCCACTTTCAATTGCAGCTATCTTTATTAATAAAGTTTTCTTTAGTTAA
- a CDS encoding helix-turn-helix domain-containing protein yields the protein MKLQFQEQLKTLRSEKKLSIEELSLRTQVSIEKLTAYENGEQIPSTQNILILSTVLEVPVSNLIDGLH from the coding sequence ATGAAATTGCAGTTTCAGGAACAGTTGAAAACTTTACGTTCGGAAAAGAAGTTATCAATTGAAGAGCTTTCATTACGAACACAAGTAAGTATTGAAAAACTGACAGCCTATGAAAACGGTGAGCAAATTCCTTCAACCCAAAACATTTTAATTTTATCGACTGTTTTAGAAGTACCGGTTTCTAACTTAATTGACGGATTACATTAA
- a CDS encoding DUF1871 family protein, translated as MDNIEMNQKCVHLLEQWDPFSYGSESYATETADVVAALQNIDDPTTLAKVIQRVYEYSFEQWIPFEQCVAIAYKLIAVKFEAKCII; from the coding sequence ATGGATAATATTGAAATGAATCAAAAGTGTGTACATTTATTGGAACAGTGGGATCCTTTTAGCTACGGTTCCGAAAGTTATGCAACTGAAACGGCAGATGTAGTTGCTGCACTTCAAAATATTGACGATCCAACAACATTGGCGAAAGTCATTCAAAGAGTTTATGAATACTCTTTTGAACAATGGATTCCTTTTGAGCAATGTGTTGCAATCGCATATAAATTAATTGCCGTAAAATTTGAAGCGAAGTGTATTATATAA
- a CDS encoding MalY/PatB family protein translates to MSIFNKVHERRSSASVKWDMMNVVYNLKDTTELLPMWVADMDFPPPAALTEALKTRLEHPIFGYTFADNDVKNAIVHWYSTRHQWTIDPNTIIFQPGVVPAIATVIETFTEPGDKIGMSTPAYPPFTNVPTAQKREVVTCELTEQDGHYMMNFEELEEIFRSGIKLFVLCNPHNPIGIVWSPEELEQLVALCIQYDVYLLSDEIHADISIQKSYTPVLTLAKVNEAKIITCIAPTKTFNIAGIHAAMIVAPDKKLFTAIEKNTQAHGNLGLNTFASTAVKAVYTEGAAWLDDLLIYLKNNMEYVVKELNAIEGLEVEIPDATYLMWIDYRKTGIEEKKLMTRLLSVGQVALDPGTKYGESGRGFLRINVACPFELLQDGVERIKRTMATFE, encoded by the coding sequence ATGTCTATTTTTAATAAAGTTCATGAGCGTCGCAGTTCCGCATCTGTAAAATGGGATATGATGAATGTCGTCTACAATTTGAAAGATACAACAGAATTACTTCCGATGTGGGTAGCAGATATGGACTTCCCTCCGCCTGCAGCTTTAACAGAAGCGTTAAAAACTCGATTAGAGCATCCTATCTTCGGCTACACTTTTGCCGACAATGATGTAAAAAATGCGATTGTTCACTGGTATAGTACCCGCCATCAGTGGACGATTGATCCGAACACGATTATTTTCCAGCCTGGTGTTGTGCCGGCAATCGCGACCGTTATCGAAACCTTTACAGAACCTGGCGATAAAATCGGTATGTCTACACCAGCGTATCCGCCATTCACAAATGTACCGACTGCTCAGAAACGCGAAGTCGTGACATGTGAATTAACCGAACAAGACGGTCATTATATGATGAATTTTGAGGAGCTTGAAGAAATATTCCGCTCTGGTATTAAACTGTTTGTTTTATGTAATCCGCATAATCCTATCGGTATTGTATGGAGTCCAGAAGAGCTGGAACAGTTAGTTGCGCTCTGTATTCAATATGATGTGTATCTATTATCCGATGAAATTCATGCCGATATTTCAATTCAAAAATCGTATACGCCTGTATTAACATTAGCGAAAGTAAACGAGGCAAAAATCATCACATGTATTGCACCAACGAAAACATTTAATATTGCAGGAATTCATGCCGCAATGATTGTCGCACCAGACAAAAAACTATTTACGGCAATCGAGAAAAATACACAGGCACACGGGAATTTAGGTTTAAATACATTTGCTTCGACTGCCGTAAAGGCTGTCTATACAGAAGGAGCTGCCTGGTTGGATGATCTTCTTATTTATTTAAAAAACAATATGGAATATGTTGTGAAAGAATTGAACGCTATTGAAGGTCTTGAAGTGGAAATTCCTGATGCGACATATTTAATGTGGATTGACTACCGTAAAACAGGTATTGAAGAAAAGAAATTAATGACACGCCTTCTATCGGTAGGACAAGTTGCATTAGATCCAGGGACAAAATATGGGGAATCAGGAAGAGGCTTCTTACGTATTAATGTTGCTTGTCCATTTGAACTGCTGCAGGACGGTGTTGAACGCATTAAACGAACAATGGCTACATTCGAATAA
- a CDS encoding peptidylprolyl isomerase gives MFPQLSKELNPGEVMVEMNTTMGSIKIKLFPEHAPKTVENFLGHAKSGYYNGIIFHRVIPNFMVQGGDPTGTGMGGESIWGGTFEDECVPELMNIRGALSMANAGPGTNGSQFFIVQAPQVEVSMLKQMEVRGWSKEEVEFYKQNGGTPWLDGKHTVFGQVVEGMDVVDNIVKVDRNMHDKPKEDVKIESITVID, from the coding sequence ATGTTTCCACAATTATCGAAAGAACTAAATCCAGGTGAAGTAATGGTAGAAATGAACACAACTATGGGTTCAATCAAAATTAAATTATTCCCGGAGCACGCACCAAAAACAGTTGAAAACTTTTTAGGTCATGCAAAATCAGGTTACTATAACGGTATTATTTTCCACCGTGTAATTCCGAACTTCATGGTACAAGGTGGAGATCCAACTGGTACTGGTATGGGGGGCGAGTCAATTTGGGGCGGTACATTCGAAGATGAGTGTGTTCCTGAACTAATGAACATCCGTGGCGCATTATCAATGGCCAATGCAGGTCCTGGTACGAACGGATCTCAATTCTTCATCGTTCAAGCACCTCAAGTTGAAGTATCTATGTTAAAACAAATGGAAGTGCGTGGCTGGTCAAAAGAAGAAGTTGAGTTTTACAAACAAAACGGCGGTACACCATGGTTAGACGGCAAACATACAGTATTTGGCCAAGTTGTTGAAGGTATGGATGTTGTTGACAATATTGTTAAAGTTGACCGAAATATGCACGATAAGCCTAAAGAAGATGTTAAGATTGAGTCAATCACAGTAATTGACTAA
- a CDS encoding MFS transporter: MRHNFIIILIANFIVAASVTMIMPFLSLYIDTLGDFTDSYVQTWAGIIFAATFVTAFLMSPIWGRIADKYGYKPIMIINCFGVGLSIFLMGYVQNVEQFFLLRLAMGVVTGFIPTSIAFISKHTPKEVAGKTLGTLQMGSVGGTLFGPVLGGLMADTFGFKYTFIITAVTITIAAIIIIFGIHEPTIIRKVKNAIYSRKNVIWAIFHHRLILNVMFVTSLIQIGNFSIQPLLSLYVSELTPSQEVAMLAGVTFSAAGLGNICFARFWGKLADHYGYERILSYLLILAVIFIIPQAFVTELWQLIILRFLFGIISGGLIPITSALIRREAPIEVQGEIMGYNQSFRFLGNIIGPVLGGVVASFGGIHSVFYTTGLLFLIGFVIMSFLKKLPTQYMDEMLKKHA, from the coding sequence ATGAGACATAATTTCATCATCATTTTAATAGCAAACTTTATTGTTGCGGCTTCTGTTACGATGATTATGCCGTTTTTGTCTTTATATATTGATACACTCGGCGACTTTACAGATAGCTATGTACAAACATGGGCAGGAATAATCTTTGCTGCAACATTTGTTACGGCATTTTTAATGTCTCCGATTTGGGGGCGGATTGCTGACAAATACGGGTACAAGCCGATCATGATTATCAACTGCTTCGGCGTTGGGTTAAGTATCTTTTTAATGGGTTATGTTCAAAATGTCGAGCAGTTCTTTTTACTGAGGCTAGCGATGGGTGTTGTGACAGGCTTTATCCCTACTTCTATTGCATTCATTAGTAAGCATACTCCGAAAGAAGTGGCCGGGAAAACGCTCGGGACATTGCAGATGGGCAGTGTCGGCGGAACATTATTCGGTCCTGTATTAGGAGGCTTGATGGCAGATACTTTCGGGTTTAAGTACACTTTTATCATTACAGCAGTCACAATTACAATTGCTGCGATAATTATTATTTTCGGTATTCATGAACCGACCATTATCCGTAAAGTTAAAAATGCCATTTATTCAAGGAAAAATGTAATCTGGGCTATTTTCCATCATCGCCTTATTTTAAATGTAATGTTCGTAACTTCACTCATTCAGATCGGGAACTTTAGCATTCAGCCATTGCTGTCTCTTTACGTATCTGAACTTACCCCTTCTCAAGAAGTAGCCATGCTCGCCGGCGTTACCTTTAGTGCCGCTGGGCTTGGTAATATATGTTTCGCGAGATTTTGGGGGAAATTGGCCGACCATTATGGATATGAAAGAATTTTATCGTACTTGTTAATCCTTGCCGTCATTTTTATCATTCCACAGGCATTCGTTACAGAGTTATGGCAGCTTATTATACTACGATTCTTATTTGGTATTATATCCGGCGGTCTCATTCCGATTACGTCCGCGCTCATTCGCCGTGAAGCACCAATTGAAGTGCAAGGCGAAATTATGGGCTACAACCAGAGTTTCCGTTTCCTTGGCAATATTATCGGACCGGTATTAGGCGGGGTTGTAGCAAGCTTTGGCGGGATTCATTCCGTATTTTATACGACCGGCCTATTATTTTTAATCGGCTTTGTCATTATGTCCTTTTTGAAAAAGCTTCCGACGCAGTACATGGACGAGATGTTGAAAAAACATGCTTAA
- a CDS encoding transglycosylase domain-containing protein, with protein sequence MKQLFGYIVILCSIPLLLLIGNEAWKELVKAEQYEQLIKKSIKLPEVTSTSPITLYDANNKIFSEEYTEWSQPLSLDEVPEIAKQLFIYSEDESFYEHIGFDVSAITRALIANKSEQSIQQGGSTITQQLVRMRYLTTDKTYERKLMELFYAYEIEKSFSKDEIFEMYLNEMYFSNQVYGIGAAATYYFNRPLSKLSIPEIAFISAIPNSPSLYDPVVHFKNTKSRQERLIDKLTEHRVITAEEAKMYKKEPIQLNIKQKAQQYPSYSTFVLQELKWLIAEQTGYREKIDNTPDKMEKEFLQLELKKKTDAILRQGVHVYTALQPEKQRQDEAAINRILPKTDLQASATIIDNETREVISIFGGKNYRKHDLHRAFQSPRQPGSAFKPISVFAPYFEETSATQYSIVNGGPYCVGNFCPENYGRIWYNNITVETAFKNSINTSALRLFNAIGVDTAFRYINRFNFESIIEKDRTFAAALGGLTYGVTSLEMADAYSSFIDGYYVPVHSIRKVTDLTGETIFSWPHKREEIWSASTTKTMRSLLNETVATGTGRGLYSSSGFIGAKTGTTNEFKDYWVAGLTDDFTAAVWIGYDQPLSMEAIERAKIHFSIFNAITE encoded by the coding sequence ATGAAACAACTTTTCGGCTACATTGTCATTTTATGTAGCATTCCTTTACTTCTTCTGATTGGGAATGAGGCTTGGAAAGAACTAGTGAAAGCGGAGCAGTATGAACAGTTAATCAAGAAATCGATTAAGCTCCCTGAAGTAACTTCCACATCGCCCATTACCTTATATGATGCAAACAACAAAATTTTCAGTGAAGAATATACTGAATGGTCACAGCCACTTTCGCTTGATGAGGTCCCTGAAATTGCAAAACAGCTATTTATATACAGTGAAGATGAAAGTTTTTATGAACATATCGGTTTTGATGTGAGTGCAATTACCCGCGCGCTCATCGCAAATAAATCGGAGCAGTCTATCCAGCAGGGCGGTTCCACCATTACACAACAGCTTGTCCGCATGCGTTATTTAACTACGGACAAAACATATGAGCGGAAACTGATGGAGCTTTTTTATGCCTACGAAATTGAGAAATCTTTTTCAAAAGACGAAATTTTTGAGATGTATTTAAATGAAATGTATTTCAGCAATCAAGTATACGGAATCGGAGCTGCGGCAACTTATTATTTCAATCGGCCGTTATCAAAACTTTCCATTCCCGAAATCGCTTTTATCTCGGCTATTCCGAACAGCCCCTCATTATATGATCCGGTCGTGCACTTCAAAAATACAAAAAGCAGGCAGGAACGGTTAATCGATAAACTGACAGAGCATAGGGTTATTACAGCTGAAGAAGCAAAGATGTATAAAAAAGAACCGATTCAATTAAATATTAAACAAAAAGCACAGCAGTATCCAAGCTACAGTACATTCGTTTTACAGGAGCTGAAATGGCTAATTGCCGAACAAACGGGTTACCGTGAAAAGATTGATAATACACCTGATAAAATGGAAAAGGAATTTCTACAGTTAGAGCTGAAGAAAAAAACGGACGCAATTCTACGTCAAGGTGTTCATGTATATACTGCGCTGCAACCTGAGAAACAGCGACAGGATGAAGCGGCCATTAACCGCATTTTACCGAAGACCGATTTACAGGCAAGTGCAACGATTATTGATAATGAAACACGAGAAGTGATCAGTATTTTTGGCGGGAAGAATTATAGAAAGCATGATTTGCACCGTGCATTCCAATCACCTAGACAGCCGGGTTCTGCATTTAAGCCCATCAGTGTGTTTGCCCCTTACTTTGAAGAAACCTCCGCAACACAATATTCGATCGTAAATGGCGGTCCGTACTGTGTCGGGAATTTCTGTCCGGAAAACTATGGACGCATTTGGTACAACAATATAACCGTGGAAACAGCATTTAAAAACAGTATTAATACAAGTGCATTACGATTGTTTAATGCCATAGGGGTCGATACAGCATTTCGTTATATTAACCGGTTCAATTTTGAATCGATTATAGAAAAAGACCGCACATTTGCCGCAGCATTGGGCGGGTTAACATACGGTGTGACTTCACTGGAAATGGCCGATGCATACTCCAGCTTTATCGACGGCTATTATGTACCTGTTCATAGCATTCGTAAAGTAACGGATTTAACAGGAGAAACGATTTTTAGCTGGCCGCACAAACGTGAGGAAATATGGTCTGCCTCGACAACGAAAACGATGCGAAGCCTTTTGAATGAAACGGTAGCTACAGGAACAGGAAGAGGTCTTTATAGCTCATCCGGCTTTATCGGTGCCAAAACCGGAACGACGAACGAATTTAAAGATTATTGGGTTGCCGGATTGACGGATGACTTTACGGCAGCCGTCTGGATAGGCTATGATCAGCCCCTTTCAATGGAAGCAATCGAACGCGCAAAAATTCATTTTTCTATATTCAATGCAATAACAGAATAA
- a CDS encoding YufK family protein: MKNPYLYGYLPFITIILFSFSFSMLAISESLQLIHAIGLYNGMREFLSDMELRFVLLIVFVLLFFMIFSALKLIGETIHELGMLFFSKDKEGQTIHAARGGYVIFFFGAFASVIGSQSLPILVGIFMFTIFCYFIYNVYKKSQYMSIPGVIGLIFYEVITWFLLVALVVYAVIKLYNGILASLPFA; encoded by the coding sequence ATGAAAAATCCATATTTATATGGCTACTTACCATTCATTACAATTATTTTATTCAGTTTTTCATTCAGTATGTTGGCTATATCAGAATCGCTACAACTAATTCATGCAATCGGTCTCTATAATGGAATGCGTGAGTTTTTATCGGATATGGAGCTGCGTTTCGTATTACTGATTGTATTTGTGCTACTATTTTTCATGATTTTTTCAGCATTGAAGCTGATCGGTGAAACGATTCATGAGCTTGGAATGCTGTTCTTCTCAAAAGATAAAGAAGGGCAAACGATCCATGCAGCACGCGGTGGATATGTCATCTTCTTTTTTGGAGCATTTGCTTCGGTAATTGGGAGTCAATCCTTACCGATTTTAGTCGGCATTTTTATGTTCACGATTTTTTGTTATTTTATTTACAACGTTTATAAGAAGAGTCAGTATATGTCCATTCCAGGGGTGATCGGATTAATCTTTTATGAAGTAATTACCTGGTTTCTATTAGTGGCTCTCGTCGTCTATGCCGTGATTAAGCTATACAACGGAATTCTTGCGAGCTTGCCGTTCGCATAG
- a CDS encoding leucyl aminopeptidase, with protein sequence MNIESTAKTFETQTSETLIIGVQKHREQMKNWSAFSEFYGDIIDTWLHAGEISSDTKKITKLPYSGSHSSLKRIYFVGLGERKNITANELREVFAAVGKELKASKVSDVAVWVESFTTDQLEEAEVAYLAGEGLNLGYYSVQNYKTTSNEPKTYFDQIQFVTEANMEDVIGNFEVGKIYADAVNEARTLINLPPNLLTASDLADYATELANIYGLEVEILNKAQMEELGMGGILSVNKGSVEEPRLITLKYKGKPEWEDVIGFVGKGVTYDTGGYSLKPREGMVGMKGDMGGAAAVLGAMRIIGETRPKQNVVAVIGSTDNMVSGDAFKPDDVITMYNGKTVEVLNTDAEGRLVLADAMTYAKQQGANYLIDVATLTGGVIVALGKDKTGALTNNEEFFEEFMGAALETGEFVWRLPLTESDKKRIRKSEVADLNNSPGRDGHMIFGGGFVGEFAEGTPWVHLDIAGTSDADAPHALGPKGGTGAMVRTLATLVELRDI encoded by the coding sequence ATGAATATTGAATCAACAGCAAAAACGTTTGAAACACAAACTTCGGAAACATTGATTATCGGAGTACAAAAGCATCGTGAACAAATGAAAAACTGGTCAGCGTTTAGTGAATTTTACGGAGATATCATTGACACATGGCTACATGCAGGCGAAATTTCATCAGATACAAAAAAAATTACGAAATTACCGTATTCAGGCAGCCACTCTTCACTTAAACGTATTTACTTTGTCGGTCTCGGTGAACGTAAAAATATAACAGCAAACGAATTACGTGAAGTATTTGCAGCAGTTGGTAAAGAACTGAAAGCATCAAAAGTAAGTGATGTGGCAGTTTGGGTAGAATCGTTTACAACAGATCAGCTGGAAGAGGCGGAAGTTGCGTATTTAGCTGGTGAAGGTTTAAATCTAGGCTATTACTCAGTACAAAATTATAAAACGACTTCAAATGAGCCGAAAACATATTTTGATCAAATTCAATTTGTTACTGAGGCGAATATGGAAGATGTGATCGGTAATTTCGAAGTAGGGAAAATTTATGCGGATGCGGTTAATGAAGCGCGTACATTAATCAACTTGCCTCCTAATTTACTGACAGCAAGTGATTTGGCAGATTATGCAACAGAGCTTGCCAATATTTATGGTTTAGAGGTTGAGATTTTAAACAAAGCCCAAATGGAAGAACTGGGTATGGGCGGTATTTTATCTGTCAATAAAGGTTCTGTAGAAGAGCCCCGTTTAATCACATTGAAATATAAAGGAAAACCAGAATGGGAAGATGTGATCGGCTTTGTCGGAAAAGGTGTAACATACGATACAGGCGGCTACTCATTAAAACCGCGTGAAGGCATGGTCGGCATGAAAGGTGATATGGGTGGTGCAGCCGCTGTTCTTGGTGCAATGCGCATTATCGGTGAAACACGCCCGAAACAAAATGTCGTTGCCGTTATCGGTTCTACAGACAATATGGTATCAGGGGATGCATTTAAGCCGGATGATGTTATTACTATGTACAACGGCAAAACGGTTGAAGTATTAAATACAGATGCGGAAGGCCGCTTAGTACTGGCAGATGCTATGACATATGCGAAACAGCAAGGTGCCAACTATTTAATCGATGTAGCGACATTAACGGGCGGAGTAATCGTTGCATTAGGTAAAGATAAAACAGGTGCTTTAACAAATAACGAAGAATTTTTCGAAGAGTTTATGGGCGCGGCACTTGAAACAGGTGAGTTCGTATGGCGCTTACCGTTAACAGAAAGCGATAAAAAGCGTATCCGTAAATCGGAAGTGGCAGATTTAAACAACTCTCCAGGTCGTGACGGCCATATGATTTTCGGCGGCGGCTTTGTTGGAGAGTTTGCAGAAGGTACTCCTTGGGTTCACCTTGATATTGCAGGAACTTCTGATGCGGATGCACCGCATGCATTGGGACCAAAAGGCGGCACAGGTGCGATGGTACGTACTTTGGCAACACTAGTAGAATTACGCGATATCTAA